GGGTTTCTTATGCAGAAAAATTATTCCCTGCTGCCGATGTTTCTGAACAAATTTCTACAGCAGGAAAAGAAGCCTCAGGTACAGGAAATATGAAATTTATGTTAAATGGTGCTCCCACCATAGGAACATACGATGGGGCTAATGTAGAAATAGTAGAGGAAGCTGGTGAAGAAAATAACTTCATATTTGGGTTAAGGGTAGAAGATATAGCGGCCCTTAAAGATTACAATCCAAAAGAAGAATACAAAAAAATTAAAGGACTACAGCGGGTAGTAGATTCCTTAGTAGATGGCACCTTTGATGATGGTAAAACGGGAATGTTTAAAGAATTACATGATGCTTTGCTAATTGGTGCAAGCTGGCATAAACCTGACCATTACTATGTAATCAAAGATTTTGAAAGTTACAGGGAAGCTCAACAAAGGGTTAATGATGCATATAAAGATAGATTAGGATGGGCGAGAAAATGCTGGATAAATTTAGCTAATTCCGGAAAATTTAGCTCAGACAGAACTATAGACCAATACGCTAAAGAAATCTGGGAAATAGAAAAAGCTTAAAATTAGAGCAAGATTTGTTAGTTTAATGACAAATCTTGCTTTCTACCTATTATTATACTTTTTGTCTAATGTATTTTGTCTAAATAGAACGGGAGTGAGGGAATGAAAAAAGGTTCTGTTACAATTAAAGATGTAGCTAAAAAGGCTGGAGTTTCTCCTTCCACTGTATCTAGGGTAATATCACAAAACCCTAGAATCAGTAAAGGTACAGCAGATAAAGTATTACAGTGTATGAAAGAATTAGGCTATTATCCCAATGCCGTTGCCAGGTCATTAGCTAGTAAAAAGACGGGGACGGTAGGGGTAATTATGCCTACAAGCTCTGAAGATATATTTCTAAATCCCTTTTTTCCAGAAGTTTTACGGGGGATAGTAAAAGGAGCATCCCAATCAGGTTATGACTTACTCCTATCTACTAACTTTGAAAAAGATGAAGAATTGAAGGTTGTTGAAAACTTTATTCGCAGTTCTAAAGTAGATGGGATAATTTTAACTTACAGTAAAGTTAATGATCAATGTATCGAATTTTTATGTTCTGAAGATTTCCCCTTTTCTTTGATTGGGACACCGGATATACACAAAGAAAAGGTTAACCATGTAGATAATGATAATTTTCAGGCAGCTTATCAAGGGATAATGGATTTAATTGCTGAAGGTAGGAAAAGAATTGCTTTTTTAGCAGGGGATAAAAATTTAACAGTAACACAAATGAGGTTAGCAGGGTATAAAGAAGCTCTAAGGGAAAATGGTTTATCCTTTGATGAAAATTTACTTTATTTCGGTAATTTTGATGAAGCAACTGGTAATCTATATGGAAAGGTTATCGCTGAACTAG
This region of Anaerobranca californiensis DSM 14826 genomic DNA includes:
- a CDS encoding LacI family DNA-binding transcriptional regulator, coding for MKKGSVTIKDVAKKAGVSPSTVSRVISQNPRISKGTADKVLQCMKELGYYPNAVARSLASKKTGTVGVIMPTSSEDIFLNPFFPEVLRGIVKGASQSGYDLLLSTNFEKDEELKVVENFIRSSKVDGIILTYSKVNDQCIEFLCSEDFPFSLIGTPDIHKEKVNHVDNDNFQAAYQGIMDLIAEGRKRIAFLAGDKNLTVTQMRLAGYKEALRENGLSFDENLLYFGNFDEATGNLYGKVIAELEERPDGIIVTDDVIAFALVKSLQEFGIKIPEDIGLVSFNNSILAALANPPLNSVEVNPFKLGEEAMNLVVQAMTKGVRGKRTVIPYEIIYRNSTGT